The following coding sequences are from one Humulus lupulus chromosome X, drHumLupu1.1, whole genome shotgun sequence window:
- the LOC133805913 gene encoding uncharacterized protein LOC133805913 has translation MTCWAIWKVRNDVVWKGKIPRVATVHHLATSMLEQWTRAQNKVETPTAAYLTKEDGVEKWRLPAEGVVKVNVDAALFSEIPAFIYACVARDSHGHVLEAITCCRQGVVSPEMAEAMGVREALSWIKRKNWNHVLIETDCLTVIQALRSRVKMDSYFGSVISECKSLWSALNLVDLLFVKRSANNVAHAIGRASCSVADRAFRSDDFSPAICDVILKDIC, from the coding sequence ATGACTTGTTGGGCTATCTGGAAAGTAAGAAATGATGTGGTGTGGAAGGGGAAAATCCCTAGAGTGGCTACTGTGCATCATTTGGCCACAAGCATGTTGGAGCAATGGACTAGAGCTCAGAATAAGGTTGAAACCCCAACTGCTGCCTATTTGACTAAGGAGGATGGAGTTGAGAAATGGAGATTGCCGGCAGAAGGAGTAGTTAAAGTCAATGTTGATGCAGCGCTTTTTTCAGAGATCCCTGCATTCATCTATGCCTGTGTGGCTAGGGATAGTCATGGCCATGTTCTTGAGGCCATCACATGCTGTAGACAGGGAGTGGTATCTCCAGAGATGGCAGAGGCCATGGGTGTGAGGGAAGCCCTTAGTTGGATAAAGAGGAAAAATTGGAACCATGTGCTCATTGAGACAGATTGTCTCACTGTGATTCAGGCATTACGGAGTAGAGTAAAAATGGACTCTTATTTTGGGTCAGTAATATCTGAATGTAAGAGTCTGTGGTCTGCTTTAAATTTAGTTGATTTGTTATTTGTCAAACGATCAGCGAACAATGTAGCTCATGCTATTGGTCGAGCTTCTTGTTCTGTTGCTGATCGTGCTTTCAGGAGTGATGATTTCTCTCCTGCTATTTGTGATGTAATATTGAAGGATATTTGCTAA